The sequence below is a genomic window from Mus musculus strain C57BL/6J chromosome 4, GRCm38.p6 C57BL/6J.
cccccccccccacacacacacacaagtttataGCATTTACACGTTAGGTTATTCAAGCTTAGAACTACTAAAACTTTTGGGGCCTCTTGTATAATAATGGGCTGCCCAGTCTGATAGCAGTGAGCTTACAGGAGCTGGCAGGGGATCACAGACTAGGGGTGTGAAATAGAACAAGGGGTCTTTAACCCTTTTTTCACCAGTAGCTTCCTGAAGGCTAAAATCTGCCTCTGGGAGGAGCAGCCTGGCTAAAAATGGTTTTTGGCTAAAAATAGCTAGTCCTGCCACCCTGGTGGGCAgagcctccttctctccctccttcctgcccagCAATTTGCTGACTTGCCTCCCTTGTTGCCATGGTAACAAGGGAGGTGGGTCACAAATAACTGGGTCTGGCTTTCTGCCGGGGGCTGGCCCCAGGGGCTGTCCTTTGCAAACACATGCCCCTTTCACGCTGCCTCTCAGGGTTGGCCAGCAGGGCTGTTTTTCTCTGCTGCCCCCCTCTGGTCCCTCCCATTTCCTGGCTCCGCCTGTCTGAGTCCCAGCCGGGCTTGAGCCTGAAGTCCAGTCATCCGGCCAGGATTCCAGAGACAGAGTGCACGCAGCTCCAGCTCTCTGCGGTGCACATTTACCTCGAAAGCCTAGGAACTCGGTGGGAGGCAGGAGCCTGAGGCCGCTCAGTTCACACCATCCTGAGTCTCAAGGTGGGGGGACTCTTCAGAGATGCTCCGAGGCATGTACCTCACACGCAATGGGAACCTACAGAGGCGGCACACCATGAAGGAGTAGGTGCCCCTCGTTCCAGCCCATTGGCTCCTCCTGCATCCCAAGTCTGCAGGGGTTGTGTGGACCAAGCTGATCAACCCTGTTCTCTGCTTCTGCCCCCAGAGCCAAGGACATGAAGAATAAGCTGGCCATCTTCAGGCGGCGGAACGAATCTCCCGGGGCTCAGCCAGCCAGCAAGACAGACAAGACAACCAAGTCCTTCAAGTAGGTACCCTGTGCATCCTGGGACTTTGGTGAATGCTGACTTTTGAAGAGTAGGACCGGGCAGTGGGGTTGGGGAAGGGGCTTTGTCTCCTGGATCCCGCAAGAAGGGACAGAAAGTGTTTGGGGGAACCTGGTGTCCAGCAAGCAGCTCCTTCCAGAAGCTGTCGTTCTGGGGAGAAGGCCAGGCAGCAGTGGTGGGAGCTGAAGGGAGAGTTAGCCGCCCTGTCCTTATGCGTTCCTGCCCTCACCTTCAGGCCTACCTCGGAGGAAGCCCTCAAGTGGAGCGAGTCCCTGGAAAAGTTGCTGCTTCATAAATGTGAGTAGGGTCAGCCAcgctgtctctgccttctcaccaccccacccctcttcccAGAACTCAGCCTAAAGAATTTCCACCAGAAGTACCTTGACTGTCTCCTCGTCCTAGAGAGTTGTGGGACGAGGGCACACGGCAGGGCACATGAAGGCCCTTAGTTTAGCCTCTGGGTTGGCTCCTGCCAGCCCCTCCCTGCCTGTGGGAGCTGGCCCTGCCTACCAAAGGCCGTTGGGACCTGTGTGCTCAGACCATATTCTCAGAACAAGGGCAAACATTTCTGTGTACTGAGGGCTCACCCTGGGCCAAGTAAGTGTGCTTGCCTCCTCTGGGGTAAGGTCCCCTTGGATCCTCACAGGGCTCCAGGGGATGGGATTGATAATCTTTATTTTACAGAGGAGAACCCTGGGGTGTAAATAGGGGGAAAACCAGGCTAAGGCCCCAACAAGACATTCACAGGGCTAGGACTGCATCCAGGGTCTCTATTGCTCTCTGGGCAGGAGGGATTTGTGCTAAGTTCCCAACACATTCCCTCAAGGCTCTTGGAGGGGGTGCATTGTGGGGTGCTAAGGATAGGCAAAACAGACCGCCTCTCACTCTAGCCTGGTCTTCCCCTCACAGATGGCTTAGAAGTGTTCCAGGCCTTCCTTCGCACCGAGTTCAGTGAGGAGAACCTGGAGTTTTGGCTCGCTTGCGAGGACTTCAAGAAGGTCAAATCACAGTCCAAGATGGCAGCCAAAGCCAAGAAGATCTTTGCTGAATTCATCGCAATCCAGGCTTGCAAAGAGGTGAGACCCCTGGCCCAGGAACCTTTCTGCTGCTAGGAGGCGGCCAACATCTCAGGAAGGGGAGAGGCCACCCGAGTTACTCTTAGAGTATCTAGTCTGCCAGGAGGCCCAGTGAACAGAATGTTGGTCCATAACAAAAAACTGGCCTCATTAGGACATTACTGTGTGCCTG
It includes:
- the Rgs3 gene encoding regulator of G-protein signaling 3 isoform X8, producing the protein MLRGMYLTRNGNLQRRHTMKEAKDMKNKLAIFRRRNESPGAQPASKTDKTTKSFKPTSEEALKWSESLEKLLLHKYGLEVFQAFLRTEFSEENLEFWLACEDFKKVKSQSKMAAKAKKIFAEFIAIQACKEVNLDSYTREHTKENLQSITRGCFDLAQKRIFGLMEKDSYPRFLRSDLYLDLINQKKMSPPL
- the Rgs3 gene encoding regulator of G-protein signaling 3 isoform X9, yielding MKNKLAIFRRRNESPGAQPASKTDKTTKSFKPTSEEALKWSESLEKLLLHKYGLEVFQAFLRTEFSEENLEFWLACEDFKKVKSQSKMAAKAKKIFAEFIAIQACKEVNLDSYTREHTKENLQSITRGCFDLAQKRIFGLMEKDSYPRFLRSDLYLDLINQKKMSPPL